A portion of the Bubalus kerabau isolate K-KA32 ecotype Philippines breed swamp buffalo chromosome 1, PCC_UOA_SB_1v2, whole genome shotgun sequence genome contains these proteins:
- the SYNPO gene encoding synaptopodin isoform X2 produces the protein MEGCSEEASLLRHLEKMASEEEEVPLVVYLKENAALLTANGLHLSQNREAQQSPPTPPPEEVHSPAADANQNLPSTGTTLVTPASNGNHNLPATEVNQNLSAAVTPQSLPLSSVQQNSSEVQLPPNDVAPDFKPSTPCAGGQPQEPAVEVRSSTLLIDKVSAPPTATSTFSREVTPISSSRPLGPDFMSSSLLIDVQLGAPVVSTEQEMSGRTTATTPTKLYSEVHLTLAKPPSVVNRTARPFGIQAPGSTGQMERSPMVERRHRGEKTPIPQPPSVADRSPRPQRHVISHSPMLERRPVAQRSPALERRPLGNFTPPPTYAETLSTAPLTSGVRSPPSYSALYPSSDSRPSHLKGQAVPASKTGILEESMARRGSRKSMFTFVEKPKVTPNPDLLDLVQTADEKRRQRDQGEAGLEEEPFALGAEASNFQQEPAPRDRASPADAEETVPEWASCLKSPRIQAKPKPKPNQNLSEASGKGAELYARRQSRMEKYVIESSGHAELARCPSPTMSLPSSWKYSTNAPGGTFRVASRSPARTPPASLFHGYLPENGVLRPEPTKQPPYQLRPSLFVLSPIKEPAKASPRAPSPAKPSSLDLVPSLPKAALPPSPALPRPSRSYATTGQDGLQPTAVSPTYSSDISPVSPSRAWSPRAKQAPRPSFSTRNAGIEAQDRRESLPTSPPWTPGASRPPSSLDGWVSPGPWEPGRGSSMSSPPPLPPPPPMSPSWSERSVSPLRSETEVRPPSRQLQALLARNIINAARRKSASPRPAGAESLRPFSPPRAPPPPPPPPPRMRSPQPSRPGPAAAPGATFAPIPRSPLPAPPRPFPYRRSPTDSDVSLDSEDSGAKSPGILGYNICPRGWNGSLRLKRGNLPTEASCTT, from the exons ATGGAGGGCTGCTCGGAGGAAGCCAGCCTGCTCCGGCACCTGGAGAAGATGgccagtgaggaggaggaggtacCACTGGTGGTTTATCTAAAGGAGAATGCAGCCCTGCTGACGGCCAACGGGCTCCACCTGTCCCAgaacagagaagcccagcagagtcccccaaccccacctccgGAGGAGGTCCACAGCCCGGCTGCAGATGCCAACCAAAACCTTCCCTCAACCGGCACCACACTTGTCACGCCAGCTTCTAATGGCAACCACAACCTGCCAGCCACAGAGGTCAATCAGAACCTATCGGCAGCCGTCACCCCACAGAGCCTGCCGCTCTCCAGCGTCCAACAGAATTCTTCCGAGGTGCAGCTCCCTCCGAATGACGTGGCGCCAGATTTCAAACCCAGCACCCCGTGTGCTGGCGGGCAACCCCAGGAGCCAGCCGTAGAGGTGAGATCCAGCACGCTCCTAATTGATAAGGTATCAGCTCCACCTACCGCCACCAGCACCTTCTCTAGAGAAGTTACTCCCATCTCCAGCTCCAGGCCCCTGGGCCCAGATTTCATGTCCAGCTCCCTGCTCATTGATGTCCAGCTTGGAGCCCCAGTGGTGTCCACAGAGCAAGAGATGTCCGGGCGGACAACCGCCACCACGCCCACCAAACTGTACAGCGAGGTCCACCTCACGCTGGCCAAGCCTCCATCCGTGGTCAATAGGACGGCCAGGCCCTTTGGGATCCAGGCGCCGGGCAGCACCGGTCAGATGGAGCGAAGCCCCATGGTAGAGAGACGACATCGTGGGGAGAAGacccccatcccccagccccccAGTGTGGCAGACAGGAGCCCCCGGCCACAGAGACACGTAATATCCCATAGCCCCATGCTGGAGAGGAGGCCCGTGGCACAGCGAAGCCCCGCCTTGGAGAGACGCCCCCTGGGAAACTTCACCCCACCACCCACCTATGCTGAGACCTTGTCCACAGCCCCTCTGACTTCCGGGGTTAGGTCTCCCCCATCTTATTCTGCCCTGTACCCCAGCTCCGACTCCAGGCCTTCTCATCTAAAGGGCCAGGCAGTCCCTGCCAGCAAGACGGGCATTTTGGAGGAGTCGATGGCCCGCAGGGGCAGCCGGAAATCCATGTTCACCTTCGTGGAGAAGCCCAAGGTGACCCCGAATCCAGACCTGCTGGACCTGGTACAGACGGCTGATGAGAAGCGCAGGCAGAGGGACCAGGGGGAGGCGGGCCTGGAGGAGGAGCCCTTCGCCCTTGGGGCCGAGGCCTCCAACTTCCAGCAGGAGCCGGCACCCCGGGACAGGGCTAGCCCTGCTGACGCCGAGGAGACCGTCCCCGAGTGGGCCTCCTGCCTCAAGTCACCGCGCATCCAGGCCAAGCCGAAGCCCAAACCCAACCAGAACCTCTCGGAGGCCTCGGGGAAGGGGGCTGAGCTCTACGCCCGCCGCCAGTCCCGGATGGAGAAGTACGTCATCGAGTCTTCAGGCCACGCTGAGCTGGCCCGCTGCCCGTCACCCACCATGTCCCTGCCTTCATCCTGGAAGTACTCCACCAACGCACCTGGCGGCACCTTCCGAGTAGCCTCCCGGAGCCCGGCTCGGACCCCACCTGCCTCGCTCTTCCACGGATACCTGCCCGAGAATGGGGTCCTGCGTCCAGAGCCCACCAAGCAGCCGCCCTACCAACTGCGGCCCTCCCTCTTCGTCCTCTCACCCATCAAAGAACCTGCCAAGGCTTCGCCTAGAGCCCCCTCGCCTGCCAAGCCCAGCTCCCTGGACCTGGTGCCCAGCCTGCCCAAGGCGGCTCTTCCACCGTCACCTGCCCTGCCTCGGCCCTCCCGCTCCTACGCCACCACTGGCCAGGACGGCCTCCAGCCCACCGCAGTGAGCCCCACCTACAGCAGTGATATCTCGCCCGTGTCACCCTCCAGGGCATGGTCTCCCCGAGCCAAGCAAGCCCCCAGGCCCTCCTTCTCCACCCGGAATGCGGGGATCGAGGCTCAG GACCGCCGGGAGAGCTTGCCCACCTCTCCGCCCTGGACGCCCGGCGCATCCCGGCCCCCCAGTAGTCTGGATGGCTGGGTGAGCCCGGGGCCCTGGGAGCCGGGCCGTGGGAGCAGCATGAGCAGCCCCCCACCGCTGCCACCGCCGCCGCCCATGTCCCCCTCGTGGAGCGAGCGCTCGGTATCCCCGCTGCGATCCGAGACGGAAGTGCGGCCCCCCAGCCGCCAGCTGCAGGCGCTTCTGGCTCGAAACATCATCAACGCGGCCCGGCGCAAGAGCGCCTCCCCGCGGCCAGCGGGCGCCGAGAGCCTCCGGCCCTTCTCCCCACCGAGggcgccgccgccaccgccaccgccgccgccgcgcaTGCGCTCGCCGCAGCCTTCCCGTCCCGGTCCAGCCGCGGCCCCCGGGGCCACATTCGCTCCCATCCCCCGGAGCCCGTTGCCTGCACCGCCTAGGCCCTTCCCCTACCGCCGCTCGCCCACAGACTCCGATGTGTCCCTCGACTCCGAGGACTCCGGGGCTAAATCACCCGGCATCCTCGGCTACAACATCTGTCCCCGCGGGTGGAACGGCAGCCTGAGGCTCAAGCGTGGCAACCTCCCCACCGAGGCCTCCTGCACCACCTAA
- the SYNPO gene encoding synaptopodin isoform X1 — protein MEGCSEEASLLRHLEKMASEEEEVPLVVYLKENAALLTANGLHLSQNREAQQSPPTPPPEEVHSPAADANQNLPSTGTTLVTPASNGNHNLPATEVNQNLSAAVTPQSLPLSSVQQNSSEVQLPPNDVAPDFKPSTPCAGGQPQEPAVEVRSSTLLIDKVSAPPTATSTFSREVTPISSSRPLGPDFMSSSLLIDVQLGAPVVSTEQEMSGRTTATTPTKLYSEVHLTLAKPPSVVNRTARPFGIQAPGSTGQMERSPMVERRHRGEKTPIPQPPSVADRSPRPQRHVISHSPMLERRPVAQRSPALERRPLGNFTPPPTYAETLSTAPLTSGVRSPPSYSALYPSSDSRPSHLKGQAVPASKTGILEESMARRGSRKSMFTFVEKPKVTPNPDLLDLVQTADEKRRQRDQGEAGLEEEPFALGAEASNFQQEPAPRDRASPADAEETVPEWASCLKSPRIQAKPKPKPNQNLSEASGKGAELYARRQSRMEKYVIESSGHAELARCPSPTMSLPSSWKYSTNAPGGTFRVASRSPARTPPASLFHGYLPENGVLRPEPTKQPPYQLRPSLFVLSPIKEPAKASPRAPSPAKPSSLDLVPSLPKAALPPSPALPRPSRSYATTGQDGLQPTAVSPTYSSDISPVSPSRAWSPRAKQAPRPSFSTRNAGIEAQVWKPSFCFK, from the coding sequence ATGGAGGGCTGCTCGGAGGAAGCCAGCCTGCTCCGGCACCTGGAGAAGATGgccagtgaggaggaggaggtacCACTGGTGGTTTATCTAAAGGAGAATGCAGCCCTGCTGACGGCCAACGGGCTCCACCTGTCCCAgaacagagaagcccagcagagtcccccaaccccacctccgGAGGAGGTCCACAGCCCGGCTGCAGATGCCAACCAAAACCTTCCCTCAACCGGCACCACACTTGTCACGCCAGCTTCTAATGGCAACCACAACCTGCCAGCCACAGAGGTCAATCAGAACCTATCGGCAGCCGTCACCCCACAGAGCCTGCCGCTCTCCAGCGTCCAACAGAATTCTTCCGAGGTGCAGCTCCCTCCGAATGACGTGGCGCCAGATTTCAAACCCAGCACCCCGTGTGCTGGCGGGCAACCCCAGGAGCCAGCCGTAGAGGTGAGATCCAGCACGCTCCTAATTGATAAGGTATCAGCTCCACCTACCGCCACCAGCACCTTCTCTAGAGAAGTTACTCCCATCTCCAGCTCCAGGCCCCTGGGCCCAGATTTCATGTCCAGCTCCCTGCTCATTGATGTCCAGCTTGGAGCCCCAGTGGTGTCCACAGAGCAAGAGATGTCCGGGCGGACAACCGCCACCACGCCCACCAAACTGTACAGCGAGGTCCACCTCACGCTGGCCAAGCCTCCATCCGTGGTCAATAGGACGGCCAGGCCCTTTGGGATCCAGGCGCCGGGCAGCACCGGTCAGATGGAGCGAAGCCCCATGGTAGAGAGACGACATCGTGGGGAGAAGacccccatcccccagccccccAGTGTGGCAGACAGGAGCCCCCGGCCACAGAGACACGTAATATCCCATAGCCCCATGCTGGAGAGGAGGCCCGTGGCACAGCGAAGCCCCGCCTTGGAGAGACGCCCCCTGGGAAACTTCACCCCACCACCCACCTATGCTGAGACCTTGTCCACAGCCCCTCTGACTTCCGGGGTTAGGTCTCCCCCATCTTATTCTGCCCTGTACCCCAGCTCCGACTCCAGGCCTTCTCATCTAAAGGGCCAGGCAGTCCCTGCCAGCAAGACGGGCATTTTGGAGGAGTCGATGGCCCGCAGGGGCAGCCGGAAATCCATGTTCACCTTCGTGGAGAAGCCCAAGGTGACCCCGAATCCAGACCTGCTGGACCTGGTACAGACGGCTGATGAGAAGCGCAGGCAGAGGGACCAGGGGGAGGCGGGCCTGGAGGAGGAGCCCTTCGCCCTTGGGGCCGAGGCCTCCAACTTCCAGCAGGAGCCGGCACCCCGGGACAGGGCTAGCCCTGCTGACGCCGAGGAGACCGTCCCCGAGTGGGCCTCCTGCCTCAAGTCACCGCGCATCCAGGCCAAGCCGAAGCCCAAACCCAACCAGAACCTCTCGGAGGCCTCGGGGAAGGGGGCTGAGCTCTACGCCCGCCGCCAGTCCCGGATGGAGAAGTACGTCATCGAGTCTTCAGGCCACGCTGAGCTGGCCCGCTGCCCGTCACCCACCATGTCCCTGCCTTCATCCTGGAAGTACTCCACCAACGCACCTGGCGGCACCTTCCGAGTAGCCTCCCGGAGCCCGGCTCGGACCCCACCTGCCTCGCTCTTCCACGGATACCTGCCCGAGAATGGGGTCCTGCGTCCAGAGCCCACCAAGCAGCCGCCCTACCAACTGCGGCCCTCCCTCTTCGTCCTCTCACCCATCAAAGAACCTGCCAAGGCTTCGCCTAGAGCCCCCTCGCCTGCCAAGCCCAGCTCCCTGGACCTGGTGCCCAGCCTGCCCAAGGCGGCTCTTCCACCGTCACCTGCCCTGCCTCGGCCCTCCCGCTCCTACGCCACCACTGGCCAGGACGGCCTCCAGCCCACCGCAGTGAGCCCCACCTACAGCAGTGATATCTCGCCCGTGTCACCCTCCAGGGCATGGTCTCCCCGAGCCAAGCAAGCCCCCAGGCCCTCCTTCTCCACCCGGAATGCGGGGATCGAGGCTCAGGTGTGGAAGCCATCCTTCTGCTTCAAGTAA